Proteins encoded by one window of Rhodobacteraceae bacterium IMCC1335:
- a CDS encoding hydantoinase/oxoprolinase family protein produces MPGAPCLWCGSTRLVHFCLIDKTTCKSAPTPPSFNRLNWRSFFLAQHSVRLGVDIGGTFTDVVLEVGTAVFSAKVLTTYTAPEEAIIAGLQQVCDKAGVAPFQIEQVIHGTTLATNALIERRGAKTALITSEGFRDVIEMRTESRFEQYDLNLILPEPLLPRQRRYTVPGRMDANGAEIMALSRADIEPVIAQIAAAGYESVAVGLIHSYLNDRHEKMVAELLSERLPHVMVSLSCEVSPQMREYERFNTVVANAYIKPLMKSYLDRLRDRLRSESVECDVFLMHSGGGIISLESAAEFPVRLVESGPAGGAVFAAHIAARHGLKNVISFDMGGTTAKICLIKDQTPKTSRVFEVARSYRFKKGSGMPISIPVIDMVEIGAGGGSLAHVDALRQIRVGPQSAGSEPGPACFGKGGEKPAVTDADLLLGKLDPDRFAGGSLPLDGAEAQKVMGNVLGAPLNMPAITAAFGLAEVVDENMANAARVHAVETGEDLSGYTMIAFGGAAPLHAGRLCEKLGIRRALVPPGAGVGSAIGFLRAPFSFEATRSVYMKLAQFDSQRIKTLLDELQMEAAGFVARCTSDSPIVLEFKAYMRYAGQGWEIPIGLDADCAKAPDAAVFENRFTDEYAKLFGRPVAGLDIEVTVWSVNAATTPAAVARVPESAARIHAIAPKNRSLFEPAVEAFVEAAEIPRAHLRCEDMIAGPAAITEDETTIIVPSSCVATCLADGCIDLRLKGASDA; encoded by the coding sequence ATGCCGGGTGCGCCGTGCCTTTGGTGCGGGTCGACGCGTTTAGTGCATTTTTGTTTGATCGATAAAACAACTTGTAAATCGGCCCCGACACCCCCTAGTTTTAATAGACTAAATTGGAGGTCTTTTTTCTTGGCGCAGCATTCAGTTCGTTTGGGCGTAGATATTGGCGGAACTTTTACAGATGTGGTGCTGGAGGTTGGCACCGCTGTGTTTTCCGCCAAGGTTTTAACCACCTATACAGCACCTGAAGAGGCAATTATCGCAGGCCTCCAGCAAGTTTGTGACAAAGCAGGCGTTGCGCCTTTCCAAATTGAGCAGGTCATTCACGGCACGACGTTGGCAACCAATGCGTTGATTGAGCGGCGAGGTGCAAAAACGGCTTTGATTACGAGCGAAGGGTTTCGAGACGTGATTGAAATGCGTACGGAATCACGGTTTGAGCAATATGATTTAAATCTGATTTTGCCCGAGCCGCTTTTGCCGCGCCAAAGGCGCTACACGGTTCCGGGCCGGATGGATGCCAATGGGGCTGAAATTATGGCTCTCAGCCGCGCCGATATAGAACCGGTTATCGCCCAAATTGCGGCGGCAGGGTATGAGAGCGTTGCGGTGGGATTGATCCATTCTTATTTGAACGATCGCCATGAAAAAATGGTGGCTGAGCTATTATCAGAGCGGTTGCCGCATGTGATGGTTTCTCTCTCCTGTGAGGTGTCGCCACAGATGCGCGAATATGAGCGGTTCAATACTGTGGTTGCGAATGCCTATATCAAACCTTTGATGAAATCATATTTAGATCGCTTAAGGGATCGGTTGCGGTCTGAATCGGTGGAATGTGACGTTTTTCTGATGCATTCTGGGGGCGGTATCATTTCGCTTGAAAGCGCTGCTGAATTTCCTGTGCGCCTGGTGGAGTCGGGCCCTGCAGGGGGCGCGGTTTTTGCGGCCCATATCGCGGCGCGCCACGGATTGAAAAATGTTATATCTTTCGATATGGGGGGCACCACCGCCAAAATTTGTTTGATCAAAGACCAAACGCCCAAAACCAGCCGGGTTTTTGAAGTTGCGAGAAGCTACCGATTTAAAAAAGGATCGGGCATGCCGATTTCGATACCTGTCATTGATATGGTTGAAATCGGTGCCGGGGGGGGATCGCTGGCGCATGTTGATGCGCTGCGTCAAATCCGGGTTGGGCCGCAAAGCGCTGGCTCTGAGCCGGGGCCGGCATGTTTTGGCAAAGGCGGAGAAAAGCCGGCCGTTACCGATGCGGACCTGCTTTTGGGCAAGCTGGATCCAGACCGCTTTGCTGGCGGATCTTTACCGCTTGATGGCGCAGAGGCGCAAAAGGTAATGGGCAATGTTTTGGGCGCACCTTTAAATATGCCCGCGATCACTGCGGCGTTTGGGTTGGCTGAAGTGGTTGATGAAAATATGGCGAATGCGGCGCGGGTACACGCGGTGGAAACGGGCGAAGATCTCTCTGGCTATACGATGATCGCTTTTGGCGGGGCTGCACCTTTGCACGCGGGTCGTCTTTGCGAAAAACTGGGCATTCGCCGGGCCTTGGTGCCGCCGGGCGCGGGGGTTGGCTCGGCAATTGGGTTTTTACGCGCGCCCTTCAGCTTTGAAGCAACGCGCTCTGTCTATATGAAGCTTGCGCAGTTTGATTCCCAAAGAATCAAAACGCTGTTGGATGAATTGCAAATGGAGGCGGCTGGATTTGTTGCCCGCTGTACCTCTGACAGCCCGATCGTTTTGGAATTTAAAGCCTATATGCGTTACGCAGGCCAAGGTTGGGAAATTCCGATTGGTTTAGACGCGGATTGCGCTAAGGCGCCTGACGCAGCCGTTTTTGAGAACCGCTTTACCGATGAATATGCCAAATTATTTGGGCGCCCAGTCGCCGGGCTGGATATTGAAGTGACGGTTTGGTCGGTGAACGCGGCCACGACGCCTGCTGCCGTGGCGCGGGTGCCGGAAAGTGCCGCGCGCATTCACGCGATAGCCCCTAAAAACCGCAGTCTTTTTGAACCCGCGGTGGAAGCGTTTGTGGAAGCGGCGGAAATACCGCGTGCTCATTTGCGCTGCGAAGATATGATTGCTGGGCCCGCCGCAATAACCGAGGATGAAACAACGATTATTGTGCCCTCAAGCTGCGTTGCCACATGCCTAGCAGATGGCTGTATCGATCTGCGTTTGAAAGGAGCCAGCGATGCTTAA